acgtgacttttgcgacgttgctgcgcaaggcgatgcgatagccatggctgtatacccagcttgctcggttcgaaagtgatgtgggcggcttgcagtgctttgggtagcgactccaattaaagccgtcgtatttgtcctctacccatacgaaaccctcgtcgacagcctcgctagctgctcctgaagctgcaacagtggcatgctcgctgccctcaggtggtgggatgattgtctcttcggcgcgcgactctcggagggtcgcttcaaaatttggtgcttgtggcgcggcgacgagagcttgacgcggcgacgagagcttgacgcggcgacgagagcttgacgcggcgacagcggtggaggaggtggagatggtgagaatggccgagtatcgactagcacaggttggctggcagtcccgcgatgacgcgctgcgactctagggcgcttcgaagttgtcgcgatttctagagcattaacgcgtgttctttttgctggcattatagcaacggcgaggtagataatagctgcaaatagagacgcgttgatggagtataggtgagtgtggtgggtgataagtagtaagtgaagtgtcgcagaaggagaatattgttgccaggccgttagccggaaatttagtagcttatttgctagaaatatagcaaaaaagagtgtattttaggttataactaggtttcgaacttacgcactacacctaaaaatcatcgtgagattgcccctccaccaagtccttcagccccaagtttccaaccgccccatccaaccaagctaagcaagctgactgagcgagcgcctatccctaagctcgctcggcttgcaagcgcgcactgcgcgctcagctcattcggcttggtcaaaacgtccaagccgagcgagctgagcgagccggctcgctcgttgacaagtatggTCGTTTGAGACGGCTCGATGGAATTCTTCTGTGTATATATATAACATTCTTTGATGTAGCATAGCAAACCACATTCGTTTGATCATCTTAGGGTTTGAGAACTTTTATGGGTGTATGTAATGTCTTTTGGTATGTTCTATAGGTTATTGAGTGGGCGATCTGCGACTAACTAGTATCGAGTGTCTTCCTAGGTGAGATAACTTCTGATTTGTTAGTGCGATGTGATGGCAGGATATCGGAAATAAGTGTAGGCCAGAGCACATACAAGACTCCAGCTACTTCACGCAAGAGCACAGTTCAGAGAAAGTAGAGTTAAGTCAGTCTTGATTCGGAAGATACGGGGTAGACCATCTATATGGTTGCCGATGGGGTATCATCAAAGACCCAGTGCAGCAAAGACACAGCAAACGCAATCTACCCAAAACCCGGTGTCTTACACATCGGAACAAACAAATAGATACCGAATATAATCAATCGTTAACAGCACCCACTCACATCCGCAACATCCCACTGATTCTCCACCCTAAACCCATCCCACCACCACTTCGCAAGCACCGCACCCCACCGATTCAAGCATTCCTCCCACTTGCAATACGTAAGCTCAAGCAAAGGATCGGCCTTCAGCATCGCCATGATCAATAGGTGCCGTCCCCTAAACTCAGCCGCTTGGTTGTCCCCAAACATGCCGTCAAGGTGGTGGTACCGCGCTCCCGGCACGCGTACCATGTGTGTCCAAAACGTATCCTGGAGACAGTTGTGGAGTCCAGATATAGCTAGAAGGGGGGTGATCAAGAAGTGGGGCTCCCAGCTGTTGATGCAGATGCGGATTTGGCTGGCTAGGTACTCTGCGGGTATGTTGTCTAGGGAGAGAGCGACGGTTTCGAGGGTTGGGGTGTAGATGGCGTCGAAGACTGCCAAGGCGACTGCGGTGTCGATGCTTATAGCGGTGTTGCCTGCGAAGAGGGCGGAGTCGACGTTGAAGATCTCGAGGAGGTCGATGTACAATAGGTAGGCCGGTGACAGGTAGGGGTTGATGTCTTGGACGATGAGCACATCGGCTGGGTTGCCGCATACGCAGGAGGTTTGTACGTCGCCGGCTTGCGTGTATTGTGCGGTGAGGCAACTACGGCACATGTAGTGGTTGCAGCCTCGAATGGCGTAGAGTGGTCCGGGGTGGGCAAAAGGAAATTCGGGAAGGTTCTGCAACTTGGTAATGCAGCCGTGACATTGCTGTGGGGGGTTGAGGATGTCGCTCTGCTGCTCGCGTGACAGTGTGGTATTCTCCATGTTTGGAGGTTGGGGGGGGGGAGGCATGTGGTTGAGCTCGGGAGTTGCGTTGATTATGGGAATATATGGCCAGGAGAAGAATGTCTTGAGTAGTAGGCAGGCACGGAGGATCCGCGCCTTGGCGGTGGGAAGGGCTTGTCGGTTCGTTCGGGGGTGGGGTAAGGGTGAAAGAAGAGGCGGGCGAGTGCGGGAAAAGAAAGGTCTTGATCTTGAAGAAAACACAGGGGAACTGGCTACTACCACTGCTGTGCGCGAACTGTGCTTCGCGGACCGTCACTCAAGTGAGCGGTAAGGCAGCCAGCAGTAGCAACTCAATTCCCCTCCGTCTGGTCGCGCTTCTCGGCCCACCAGATGGCGTCAAGCTCCTTCTCTTCGTCGAACGCCGCCTCAATCTTGCTCTTGTATCGCTCCAGCGCACGCTGGACACGAACAACTTCCTTGACGCACTCGTGGAGAAGCTTGTACTTGATATCCTTGAGAAATTGCTCGTTCAGGTCCAGCGATTGCTCAGCGAAGAAGGCAGTGCGAGTACACTCCTTCAGAGAGATGAGGCGGTGGCATTGGCGGAACCAACCCTTGGTAGCCTTCTGGGCGAGCTTTTCTTGCTTTCGGCACTCGACGCGGAGAAACCAAAGATTAAAAGCACGACCGTACATAACAATTCTTGGCGCAACTGTGGTGCTCGTATTTTCGGTAGCGGAAGACATCTCTATTCGTATTGTAGTTTGCTGAATTTGGGGGCGTCTAGTGTGTTGTGTTGTAAGTAGTTGGTGTCGAGGTGAGCGAGGTGGAGGGAAGGTCAATATGTAGTGCGGATTAGCGCGCCTTGAAAATTGACGCTTCGCCTCACATTTGCTAGAATCGGAGCAAACAGGTTGAAGAGCCGCAGAACACATTGTTCAGAATACGTCGGGAAAAAAAACTACGAGCATTAGTGGAATACAATAGCATACTTACCTGTGCTGTCAATGCAATGGAACTAAATTTCAGTTCAAGATGCAGCAAGTCATACCTTTCACAACGTTCCCTACGTTGAAATACATGCCCTGTGATCATGCTGAGCCCATAATGGCCCATAAAGGATAATATAGAGGACAAGCCTGGAGCTCCGCATCACCACTATTAGGCAATGCAAGACACTCCAGGTGTCGCCAAGTAAACAGCTCGACCCACTTTGGAAAGATTGAGTCCCAATTACACTTGATGTCATTGAAAGGTCTATAGTTCTCTAGGACCGCATCCAGATCTACGGCCTCGTCAGCCATGTCGATACTAAATCGAGAGAGCTCGTTGTGAGGGTACGTTTACATTTAGGAAAAGGCGCTGACCGAGGCAGTGAAGATGTATCTCAAGCTTATCAGGCATGGTCAACATCTTGTGCTTATTCTTTATCTCGCGAAAAAAGCCACACACAATAAGGTTGAGAGAAAGGTTAGCCTGAAGAGACTGTTCAGTACTCTTAGCAATGCCTGCACAGAAACCATAAAGGACGAGGGAATCCAGCAGCTGATCGGCATGCATGCTGTAAATGTGCTGCGAGGTAACTCCTGCATGTACACCGATGAAGACGACCAAATTGTTCATAATCTTGTGCTGCTCGCGGATCTCGTTAATATGCTCTTGGGAGTAGAAGCCATTGTCGAGGTGGATTCATTTTGCAAGAGGAGCAAGTGGTCTGAAGCCAACATTCTGGTTGCATTCGAGAACAGAACATGGAACAGCATCATTGTTCTTGATCTCACAGTAAGATTCCAGTAAACAGTTGCGACAATGAAAGTCTTCGCTCTCAAGCATGATAGATCACAAAGCAGAAAGATCATGAATTGAGAAGTCATGCATTTGTCGCCAGTGACGCCCATGAGTAGAGGAGCTTCGAATGTGGAATGATACATGTCGGTTGGTCGTTTGATATGCTATGAGTTTCGGACTCAAATGTATCTGTGGATGTGTAGAGAAATGGGTAGACTTACAAAGAGATTTATATGCATTAATAGAGGCCATCAACCCGATATGATAGTCGGCATTAATGACTGGATACATAACCCAATGGCCACTGTGCATAATTCACGATATAGCCCCTTAAAAAGTAGCGCAATGCGAAAAGAGGCAAATTATGACTGTGTTACTCTGACGATCTTGTGTATTGGAGTGTCAACTTATTCGAAAGTTCCAGAGGGGTAATCGCAGAACCAAGGACCATGAGGCTTTCTAAATGGAGAAGAGTGGAACTCTACATTCAGCTTGGCTAGAAAGAACATGATAGGATCGCTCTGGATGCCTTGTGTGGGATGAGGTCGTGGAATGTGGCAGGCTTTTTACTTTTTTGTTGCCCCTCTCAGCTTCCATACTGCTTGAGGCACAGCTATGACTATGTAATGCAAATCTCAGGTTCAAAATCGAAATAAACGAAGAATCGGAGAGAGTGAGTGAGGACGGTTGTTTCTTGAAGGGGGCGATACATTGTGTGGAGAGATGGAACATGATGGATTGCTCAACGAGAGGAAATACGGGGATATGGCAAGCTAGAGATGCGTAAAATCATCTGAAGGAAGTCAATGAGATAAGAATCATGCAGATATAGAACTCCAAGCATGTGCGCGGTGTCGAAGGCATTGGTTTGGCTTGTTCGGATGGGGCGAGGGATGGGTTATTCTTTGCGCAGACTGGGTCCCTACCTCGTAAGTTAAAAGAGTAGTAACTTGGATACCGAAAGACAGGTCAAAGATCATGCGACGACAATTAACAGCCACCTAACTAAGACGCGAGATGGAATGACGTTCGATTTGGCACATCATTTTTGTGGTTCTTCCCGCCCCTGACACGGCAGACGGCATACGCGCTAACGTAACCGACGCGAATCTGATAAGATACCGCGGCTTCTGTGACGACATCGGACCGAGCCCGCACCTCATAGCTCAAGCTATCCGGCCTTGTCTGTCAGTTCAAGTGCCTCTGGTTAGGCATCTGTCAGATTACTATTAGTTCGCATATGCAGCTCCTGGCGAGTAACGAGAAACCATCAACCATGGCCGACGAAAGAACGCCGCTGATCCAGCGCGTCGACGTGAGACCTCATCGCGACCGTTATCCACATCATCGCCTGCGGTTCTTTTGCACCACACTCTTGAGCGCAACGATAATTGCCGGTGGATTTGCTGCAGTCTACATCTTCAGTTTTGCGCCATCAAGTCAAGAACAAGCATCTCCCATATCGCGGTTCTCCCTACCGTCGTCCTTGTCTACATTACAGATACCGGAAGGATGGGCGCGCAAGACAGCCCTAGATTTCGACCTTTTACAGAGTACCCTCCTTGAGACACCCAACGCAGCAAAGGCAGAAGAATGGAGCAAGTACTACACCAGTGGGCCGCATCTTGCGGGAAAGAATCTCAGCCAGGCGCTGTGGACCAGGGAACGATGGCAAGAATGGGGCGTCGCAAGCGACATTGTCGATTATGAAGTGTACATCAACTACCCCAAAGGCCATCGACTAGCTTTGATGCAGTCATCTGGAAATAGCGATGGACAGGAGAAGAACGGCGTTCAATGGGCGATCAAGTACGAAGCGCGACTGGAAGAAGACGTGCTGGACGAAGATAAGTCCAGCCAACTTGCAGACCGCGTGCCTACTTTCCACGGATACAGCGCTTCAGGCAATGTCACAGCACCATACGTCTTCGTCAACTATGGAACATACAGGGACTTTGAAGAACTCCAGACTGCCGATGTCACCCTCAAGGGCAAGATAGCATTGGCCAAGTATGGTGGTGTATTCCGTGGTCTAAAGGTCAAGCGCGCTCAAGAGCTGGGCATGGTTGGTGTAGTAATGTACTCAGACCCTGGTGATGATGGCGAAGTCACCGAGAAGAATGGAATGGCGACATATCCCGATGGACCAGCCAGAGAGCCTAGCAGTGTCCAGCGAGGCAGCGTTCAGTTCTTGAGTAAGATATCATTGATAAATACATCTATGCTCATGCTAACAAACTACAGGCTTCGCGCCAGGTGATCCAACAACACCAGGATATCCTTCGAAACCCGGCTGCCCTCGTCAACCCGTTGACCACGCCATGCCCCACATCCCTTCGTTACCCATATCCTACCTTGACGCCCTTCCTCTCCTCCGGGCACTCAATGGCCACGGCCCGAAAGCATCTTCTTTCGATAAACACTGGCATGGTGGTGGCTTGGACTACAAGGGTGTGGATTACAATATCGGACCGTCACCAGACGATCTTGTCCTGAACCTGGTCAATGAACAAGAATATGTCACCACGCCATTATGGAACGTGATAGGAATCATCAACGGTACCCTCGCGGATGAGGTAGTTGTTTTGGGTAACCACAGAGACGCCTGGATCGCTGGTGGTGCCGGCGATCCCAATAGCGGCTCTGCAGCGCTTAATGAGGTTATCCGAAGTTTCGGTGTTGCTATGCAGGCGGGTTGGAAGCCCATGAGAACGATTGTTTTCGCGAGCTGGGACGGCGAAGAGTATGGCCTGGTTGGAAGCACCGAGTGGGTCGAGGAATACTTACCTTGGCTTTCTGCATCCACTGTTGCATATTTGAATGTCGATGTTGGCTCAGTCGGGGCGGCTTTCAAGCTCTCGGCCGCACCGTTGTTAAGTAGGGTAGTCGAGGAAACCGGTAAGCATACTGTTCTCTCCTAAGTAGTGAGTCACTAACATCTTCCAGTCAAAATAGTCCCGTCCCCCAACCAAACCTTACCCGGACAATCAGTGTACGATACATGGGACAAGCAAATCGAAACCATGGGCTCTGGCAGCGACTTCACTGCCTTCCAAGACTTTGCCGGCATCTCATCCATCGACATGGGCTTCGGTGGTGACTCCAAGTCCGCGGTGTACCACTACCACAGCAACTATGATTCTTTCGACTGGATGAAGAACTACGGCGATGCGAATTTTGAATACCACGCTACCATAGCCAAGGTCTGGGCTCTTCTCGCCGCAAAGCTCATCGAGACACCTGTTTTGCAGCTCAACGCTACAGACTATGCGCTTGGCCTCCAAAACTACGTGCAGGCTGTCAAGCATAGCGCTCGCACCAGTCCCGTAAACAAAGACCTTTCCATCTGGCAACCCCTGGACGTAGCAGTATCCCACTTCATCTCTGCATCCGCCGCACACGAAGACAATGCAGCCTCTCTTACCGAGCAATTCGCCAACATTGGCGACATACCTTGGTGGCAGCCTTGGAAGAGAGTCCAACTTTACCTCGCCATCCGCGCCATCAACACAAAGTACAAGTACCTCGAGCGCAAATTCTTGTTCCCTGAGGGCCTGGATGGAAGGTCATGGTTCAAGCATGTCGTCTTCGCTCCTGGAAAGTGGACTGGATATGCCGGCGCCACCTTCCCTGGCATCGTCGAAGCCTTCGAGGAGGGCGATGAAGCAGCAGCTAAGAGATGGGTGTCGATAGTCAGCAGGGCCATTGACGGTGCTGCAGACTGGTTGGAAGAGTAAGCAGGGACGTACACAGTGTCCAATATTCAGTGTATATCAGATTCAATGTATTGTGTTGAGGTATACAAGGTGTTCGTGATGACGTTATGTGTGACTGTGCTGGCGCCGTGAGGTATTCCAAGTGGGTGATTAGAAGACAGTGATGCTGGGGTACATGGCATAGCATGAAGTATCACAGTGCATAATTATGGCAAGGTCACTAAGGCAATAGTATGTTGGAAGGGCAGGTATCATTATTGCACAAAAGAATCTATGTCCGCAggcccttcttcttcttcctcatcatcatcatcatcctccCCCTCATTGTCGGCGGCAACAGGCGGCGGACGGACGGACAGGCGGGCACGACCATCTCTATCTTGTCTCCCGCTCGATCGCGGCGCGATACTGGTCGGAGAGGTGGTCGCGCCACGCCTGCCACATGCGGAACTCGCGCCTCAGGCGAGCCATTTCACCGGGAAAAGTATCCGCGGTGCCAGCTTGACGATGTCGGCGG
The sequence above is a segment of the Pyrenophora tritici-repentis strain M4 chromosome 3, whole genome shotgun sequence genome. Coding sequences within it:
- a CDS encoding glutamate carboxypeptidase 2 codes for the protein MADERTPLIQRVDVRPHRDRYPHHRLRFFCTTLLSATIIAGGFAAVYIFSFAPSSQEQASPISRFSLPSSLSTLQIPEGWARKTALDFDLLQSTLLETPNAAKAEEWSKYYTSGPHLAGKNLSQALWTRERWQEWGVASDIVDYEVYINYPKGHRLALMQSSGNSDGQEKNGVQWAIKYEARLEEDVLDEDKSSQLADRVPTFHGYSASGNVTAPYVFVNYGTYRDFEELQTADVTLKGKIALAKYGGVFRGLKVKRAQELGMVGVVMYSDPGDDGEVTEKNGMATYPDGPAREPSSVQRGSVQFLSFAPGDPTTPGYPSKPGCPRQPVDHAMPHIPSLPISYLDALPLLRALNGHGPKASSFDKHWHGGGLDYKGVDYNIGPSPDDLVLNLVNEQEYVTTPLWNVIGIINGTLADEVVVLGNHRDAWIAGGAGDPNSGSAALNEVIRSFGVAMQAGWKPMRTIVFASWDGEEYGLVGSTEWVEEYLPWLSASTVAYLNVDVGSVGAAFKLSAAPLLSRVVEETVKIVPSPNQTLPGQSVYDTWDKQIETMGSGSDFTAFQDFAGISSIDMGFGGDSKSAVYHYHSNYDSFDWMKNYGDANFEYHATIAKVWALLAAKLIETPVLQLNATDYALGLQNYVQAVKHSARTSPVNKDLSIWQPLDVAVSHFISASAAHEDNAASLTEQFANIGDIPWWQPWKRVQLYLAIRAINTKYKYLERKFLFPEGLDGRSWFKHVVFAPGKWTGYAGATFPGIVEAFEEGDEAAAKRWVSIVSRAIDGAADWLEE